One genomic region from Catenulispora sp. EB89 encodes:
- a CDS encoding copper resistance CopC/CopD family protein, translating into MSLRSSLGRRILTVCAAAFAALVVLAGPASAHAELASSTPSQGAVVGSEPTRVGLRFSEEIVLKLSAVKVIGPDGRRLDAGALHAGPSGADSLAVDLAPDTRHGTFVVVWQVTAADDGHASSGTVMFAVGAASVPASVAGLGHNRLTSATYDAGQWIGFAGLAMIGGVAALHTYRRREDGDAGAGQLTASIAAEQASLATDSPTTQVGLTTERIAASPGSGQPPASIAAEQASLAIDSPATRASLSAEDFAPEPSTGSGAGQPPASIAAERASLSTERSAASPGAGQRPERSAASAAESASAPSATPTWPAAFGWSLLLVGTLVQLTAYAPATRGLSLGHLLDRSLLSVTLGTREGHAFMARLVVLAVAAVVGDAVLRWARGPVVPLAFTVAVAGTWGATGHAATGGGAPVAMVALTLHVAAMAVWVGGLFVVAVLLAGGGAAVAAAVRRFSRLALGAVGVLVATGLYQAWREVGSVSALLDTTYGRLLLAKVAILLCVIGVARGSRGIVATWHGGSAAALRRNVVVELAGASVLLLLAVLLAGNAPAR; encoded by the coding sequence ATGTCACTGAGGTCATCGCTCGGACGGCGCATCCTGACGGTGTGCGCCGCGGCGTTCGCGGCACTCGTCGTGCTCGCGGGTCCGGCTTCGGCGCACGCGGAGTTGGCGTCGTCGACGCCTTCGCAGGGCGCTGTCGTGGGCAGCGAGCCGACGCGGGTGGGGCTGCGGTTCTCGGAGGAGATCGTGCTGAAGCTCAGCGCGGTGAAGGTGATCGGCCCCGACGGAAGGCGTCTGGACGCGGGGGCGCTGCATGCCGGGCCGTCCGGAGCAGACAGCCTCGCGGTGGACCTGGCGCCGGACACGCGGCACGGGACGTTCGTGGTGGTGTGGCAGGTCACGGCGGCCGACGACGGCCACGCGAGCTCCGGCACGGTGATGTTCGCGGTGGGGGCGGCGAGCGTGCCGGCGAGCGTCGCGGGGCTCGGACACAACCGCTTGACGAGTGCGACGTACGACGCGGGGCAATGGATCGGGTTCGCGGGACTCGCGATGATCGGCGGGGTCGCGGCGCTGCACACGTATCGGCGGCGGGAGGATGGCGACGCAGGCGCCGGGCAGCTGACCGCAAGTATCGCCGCCGAGCAAGCAAGCCTCGCCACCGACTCGCCTACCACGCAAGTAGGCCTGACCACCGAGCGCATCGCGGCAAGCCCGGGCTCCGGGCAGCCGCCCGCAAGCATCGCCGCCGAGCAAGCAAGCCTCGCCATCGACTCGCCTGCCACGCGAGCAAGTCTGAGCGCCGAGGACTTCGCGCCAGAGCCAAGCACCGGCTCGGGCGCCGGGCAGCCGCCCGCAAGCATCGCCGCCGAGCGAGCAAGTCTGAGCACCGAGCGCAGCGCGGCAAGTCCGGGCGCCGGGCAGCGGCCTGAGAGATCGGCGGCCAGCGCTGCCGAATCCGCGTCCGCGCCGAGCGCCACTCCCACCTGGCCGGCGGCGTTCGGTTGGTCGCTCTTGCTTGTCGGAACTTTGGTCCAGCTCACTGCCTATGCCCCTGCGACGCGCGGGCTGTCGCTTGGCCACCTGCTCGATCGCTCGCTGCTCTCCGTCACGCTCGGGACGCGCGAGGGCCACGCGTTCATGGCGCGGCTTGTCGTGCTGGCTGTGGCGGCGGTGGTGGGGGATGCGGTGTTGCGGTGGGCGCGGGGGCCGGTGGTGCCGTTGGCGTTCACGGTCGCGGTGGCGGGCACGTGGGGTGCGACCGGGCACGCGGCGACCGGGGGTGGGGCGCCGGTGGCGATGGTGGCTTTGACGCTGCATGTCGCGGCGATGGCGGTGTGGGTCGGGGGGCTGTTCGTGGTGGCGGTGTTGTTGGCCGGTGGGGGTGCGGCGGTGGCGGCGGCGGTGCGGCGGTTCTCGCGGCTGGCGCTCGGGGCTGTCGGGGTGTTGGTGGCGACCGGGTTGTATCAGGCGTGGCGGGAGGTCGGGAGTGTCAGTGCTCTGCTGGACACCACGTACGGCCGCCTGTTGCTCGCCAAGGTCGCGATCCTGCTGTGCGTGATCGGCGTGGCCAGGGGGTCGCGCGGGATCGTGGCGACGTGGCACGGCGGGAGTGCGGCGGCGCTGCGGCGGAACGTCGTGGTGGAGCTCGCCGGCGCGTCGGTGCTGCTGTTGTTGGCTGTGTTGCTGGCTGGGAACGCACCGGCGCGGTAG
- a CDS encoding zinc-binding alcohol dehydrogenase family protein, whose amino-acid sequence MSTLPATMRAHAFRSNGGPEVFESIELPVPGLDDRSVLIEVAFAGVNFAEVQHRRGEFGEPDGPGGYDVPGLEASGRVVAVGDGVTEVRVGEDVAAYLPSFGGYAQYAVTSADFVRPVGGLSLEVAAGVPCVYPTAYGLVSDVGRLRAGDSVLIHSASGGVGGAAARIARAAGARHVFGTVGSPAKQPAGYDALFAREAFADQVLEATDGRGVDLVLDPIGGPVRAASLRALAPFGRVVVFGDQGRHDDWSEDVFALWKNSRAVAGFNIGDVARRAPATIGGHLERALAALASGELAYEAPSVVPIAEVAEVHRGFEAGERSGKTVLRVG is encoded by the coding sequence ATGAGCACCCTGCCGGCGACGATGCGCGCCCACGCTTTCCGGTCCAACGGCGGCCCCGAGGTCTTCGAATCCATCGAGCTGCCGGTTCCCGGCCTGGATGATCGCAGCGTCCTGATCGAAGTCGCCTTCGCCGGCGTCAACTTCGCCGAGGTTCAGCATCGGCGTGGGGAGTTCGGGGAGCCTGACGGGCCGGGCGGCTACGACGTGCCGGGGCTGGAGGCGTCCGGGCGTGTGGTCGCCGTTGGGGATGGCGTCACCGAGGTGCGGGTGGGGGAGGATGTCGCCGCGTATCTGCCGTCGTTCGGCGGGTACGCGCAGTACGCGGTCACGTCGGCCGACTTCGTGCGGCCGGTCGGCGGGCTGTCGTTGGAGGTCGCGGCCGGGGTGCCGTGTGTCTACCCGACGGCTTACGGGCTGGTGTCCGACGTCGGGCGGCTGCGCGCGGGTGACAGCGTGCTGATCCACTCGGCTTCCGGCGGCGTCGGGGGCGCGGCGGCGCGGATCGCCCGGGCGGCCGGGGCGCGGCACGTCTTCGGGACCGTCGGCTCCCCGGCGAAGCAGCCGGCGGGCTACGACGCGCTGTTCGCGCGCGAGGCGTTCGCCGACCAGGTGCTGGAGGCTACCGACGGCCGCGGCGTGGACCTGGTGCTGGACCCCATCGGCGGGCCGGTGCGCGCGGCGAGCCTGCGGGCGCTGGCGCCGTTCGGGCGGGTGGTGGTGTTCGGCGACCAGGGCCGGCACGACGACTGGTCGGAGGACGTGTTCGCGCTGTGGAAGAACTCGCGGGCGGTCGCCGGCTTCAACATCGGCGACGTGGCACGCCGGGCCCCGGCCACGATCGGCGGACACCTGGAGCGCGCGCTGGCAGCGCTGGCCTCGGGGGAGTTGGCGTACGAGGCGCCGAGCGTGGTGCCGATCGCCGAGGTGGCCGAGGTGCACCGGGGGTTCGAGGCGGGGGAGCGGTCGGGGAAGACGGTGCTGCGGGTGGGCTGA
- a CDS encoding class I SAM-dependent methyltransferase has protein sequence MVTRQVAAHVPDLPARRVLDIGCGQGTQALLSARRGHSVTGLDTSEQLLDDFRAALAAEPENVRERVRLVRGDATALGSLFPAGSFDVVLCHGVLMYFADPGPLLDAIAGAVAPGGTVSLLVRNGDALAMRPGLLGDWEAANAAFEGSGYRNRLGVDARADRLEELTAELARRDLAVAQWYGVRVFTDIAVHAELPDEATMEAVLDAEERAGRTDPYRHVAALLHLVAVRGGA, from the coding sequence ATGGTGACCCGGCAGGTCGCCGCACACGTGCCGGATCTGCCGGCGCGGCGGGTGCTGGACATCGGGTGCGGGCAAGGGACTCAGGCGCTGTTGTCGGCTCGACGCGGTCATTCGGTGACCGGACTGGACACCTCGGAGCAGTTGCTCGACGATTTCCGCGCCGCTCTGGCCGCCGAACCTGAGAACGTCCGCGAGCGGGTGCGGCTGGTGCGGGGCGATGCTACGGCGCTCGGTTCGCTGTTCCCTGCGGGGAGTTTCGACGTGGTGTTGTGCCACGGCGTCCTGATGTACTTCGCCGACCCCGGGCCGTTGCTGGATGCGATAGCGGGGGCGGTGGCGCCCGGCGGGACCGTGTCGCTGCTGGTCCGGAACGGGGACGCGCTCGCGATGCGACCCGGGCTGCTCGGCGACTGGGAGGCGGCGAACGCGGCGTTCGAGGGCAGCGGGTATCGCAACCGGTTGGGCGTGGACGCGCGGGCGGATCGGCTGGAGGAGCTGACTGCGGAGTTGGCGCGGCGGGATTTGGCGGTGGCGCAGTGGTACGGGGTTCGCGTGTTCACGGATATCGCGGTGCACGCCGAACTGCCTGACGAGGCCACGATGGAGGCCGTGCTGGACGCCGAGGAGCGGGCCGGGCGGACTGATCCGTATCGGCATGTCGCTGCGCTACTGCATCTGGTGGCGGTGCGGGGCGGCGCCTGA
- a CDS encoding Pls/PosA family non-ribosomal peptide synthetase, which translates to MQPTQDTVTTMPLGRILPASLDHAVWPVAQAARARTLVDVLDATVQQHPEAPALEAAGTALSYRELRGAVAALADTLRGHGVGPGDKVGVRVPSGTLDLYVAILAVLAAGAAYVPVDVDDPDERAEMIWQDAAVCAVLGEDRAIGPGPGTAGRRPGPPALTDDAWVIFTSGTTGRPKGVAVSHRSAAAFVDAEARLFVQNRPLGPGDRVLAGLSVAFDASCEEMWLAWRHGACLVPAPRSLVKAGTDLGPWLVERGITVVSTVPTLVALWPAEALDRVRLLIVGGESCPPELVERLAVPGREFWNTYGPTEATVVACASLMRAGAPVRIGTPLDGWELAVVDGQGQPVPWGQTGELLISGVGTARYLDPAKDAEKFAPHPALPSRRVYRTGDLVRAEREGLIFVGRADEQVKIGGRRIELGEVDAALQALPGVRAAAAAVKDSPAGGQVLVGYLVVDGSAGQPGGIPHQRSADADASGGSDSNSGGSNGNGGAAAASDFDKNAARELLLHKLPPALVPVLALVDDLPTRTSGKVDRKALPWPLPGQEAAAAGSAAGLGGTAGWIAEQWQRLLGVPVEADSDFFGLGGSSLTAARLVGEMRDRFPGFTVKDLYQHPKLPELTRFLDASEQAGGQAGKPRVRHRRVHLTPATAGLYQGVVLAVMFVVTAIPWVLGIAAMDDVIGPVTWAPHTSWWLIVGGWLALGSAPARMVISGVGARVFTHNLQPGSYHRGGWTHLRLWTAERLVGAFSLAGVTGTPMASRYARILGCRVGRDVQLHSLPPVTGMAAFGDGAVLEPEVDCAGWWIEGDLLHVGGIRVGPHASVGTRSMLMPGADIGACAEVASGSCVSGTVPEGQRWHGTPARRDEDVPTFKWPPPEYRTSGFWNLVYMVTLPAMQLLPLLAAAPALVFLYLWRGAHPEPGGLADLILLSSVPFTVVTVVCYALLTALVVRVLSRKIVPGVYAAHGRVAWNVWVVHRLMETSRVALFPLYASLATPVWLRLLGAKVGRRVEASTVLALPSLMEVDDHAFLADDTLIAPFEIRGGWLRLGPAYVGKRAFVGNSGMVGPFRRVADESLIGVHSDTPPRTSPGDSWLGRPAFTVQRQVEGGESTARTYDPPFRLVAARGFVELCRWLPLFLTVLLGDLAVIGVQAAYDKLGLYGALPAAMGLLLATGVVACLLTTAAKWLLVGRFRVGQKPLWSSFVWRNELFDTFIEEVGMPWLGASLIGTPFMNMWMRSLGARIGRGVWCESHWLPETDLVTLGDGATVNRGVVLQTHLFQDRLMRMDTVTLGRGATLGPHAIALPGTQLDDAAVAGPYSLVMRGDRLRAGTRWHGNPVAHWDSES; encoded by the coding sequence ATGCAACCCACCCAGGACACGGTCACGACCATGCCCCTCGGGCGCATCCTGCCGGCCTCGCTGGACCACGCGGTCTGGCCGGTGGCCCAGGCTGCGCGGGCACGGACCCTCGTCGACGTCCTCGACGCGACCGTCCAGCAGCACCCCGAGGCGCCCGCCCTGGAAGCGGCGGGTACCGCGCTCAGCTACCGCGAGCTGCGCGGTGCCGTCGCCGCGCTGGCCGACACCCTGCGCGGGCACGGAGTCGGGCCCGGCGACAAGGTCGGCGTCCGCGTGCCGTCGGGGACCCTCGATCTGTACGTCGCGATCCTGGCCGTGCTGGCCGCCGGCGCCGCGTACGTGCCGGTCGACGTGGACGACCCCGACGAGCGCGCCGAGATGATCTGGCAGGACGCCGCGGTGTGCGCGGTGCTCGGCGAGGACCGTGCGATCGGGCCCGGGCCCGGGACGGCCGGACGGCGCCCCGGACCGCCGGCGCTGACCGACGACGCGTGGGTGATCTTCACCTCGGGCACCACCGGACGTCCCAAGGGCGTCGCGGTCTCGCACCGCTCGGCCGCCGCGTTCGTCGACGCCGAGGCCCGCCTGTTCGTCCAGAACCGGCCGCTGGGGCCCGGCGACCGGGTCCTGGCCGGGCTCTCGGTCGCCTTCGACGCCTCCTGCGAGGAGATGTGGCTGGCCTGGCGGCACGGCGCCTGCCTGGTCCCGGCCCCGCGCTCGCTCGTGAAGGCCGGCACCGATCTGGGGCCGTGGCTCGTCGAGCGCGGCATCACCGTGGTCTCCACGGTCCCGACGCTGGTCGCGCTGTGGCCCGCCGAGGCGCTGGACCGGGTGCGGCTGCTCATCGTGGGCGGCGAGTCCTGCCCGCCGGAGCTGGTCGAGCGACTGGCGGTGCCGGGCCGGGAGTTCTGGAACACCTACGGCCCGACCGAGGCCACCGTCGTGGCCTGCGCCTCGCTGATGCGCGCCGGAGCGCCGGTGCGGATCGGGACGCCGCTGGACGGCTGGGAGCTGGCCGTCGTCGACGGCCAGGGGCAGCCGGTGCCCTGGGGGCAGACCGGCGAGCTGCTGATCAGCGGGGTCGGCACCGCGCGCTACCTGGATCCGGCCAAGGACGCCGAGAAGTTCGCGCCGCATCCGGCGTTGCCGAGCCGGCGCGTCTACCGCACCGGCGACCTGGTGCGCGCCGAGCGCGAAGGGCTGATCTTCGTCGGCCGCGCCGACGAGCAGGTGAAGATCGGCGGACGCCGGATCGAGCTCGGCGAGGTCGACGCGGCGTTGCAGGCGCTGCCCGGCGTGCGGGCGGCGGCCGCGGCGGTCAAGGACAGCCCGGCCGGCGGGCAGGTGCTCGTCGGCTATCTCGTCGTCGACGGCTCGGCGGGACAGCCCGGCGGCATCCCGCATCAGCGTTCTGCCGACGCCGACGCCAGCGGCGGCAGCGACAGCAACAGCGGCGGCAGCAACGGCAACGGCGGTGCGGCGGCAGCGAGCGACTTCGACAAGAACGCGGCGCGCGAACTCCTGCTCCACAAGCTCCCGCCGGCGCTGGTCCCGGTGCTGGCACTGGTCGACGACCTGCCGACCCGCACCTCCGGCAAGGTCGATCGCAAAGCCCTGCCCTGGCCGCTGCCCGGCCAGGAGGCGGCCGCGGCCGGTTCGGCGGCGGGTCTGGGCGGCACCGCCGGCTGGATAGCCGAACAGTGGCAACGGCTGCTCGGCGTCCCGGTCGAGGCCGACAGCGACTTCTTCGGCCTCGGCGGCAGCAGCCTCACCGCGGCGCGGCTGGTCGGCGAGATGCGCGACCGGTTCCCCGGGTTCACCGTCAAAGACCTGTACCAGCACCCGAAACTGCCGGAGCTGACCCGGTTCCTGGACGCCTCCGAACAGGCTGGCGGCCAGGCCGGCAAGCCGCGGGTGCGGCACCGCCGCGTGCACCTGACGCCGGCGACCGCCGGGCTGTACCAGGGCGTGGTGCTGGCGGTCATGTTCGTCGTCACGGCCATCCCGTGGGTGCTCGGCATCGCCGCGATGGACGACGTCATCGGGCCGGTGACGTGGGCTCCGCACACCTCGTGGTGGCTGATCGTCGGCGGCTGGCTGGCGCTGGGCAGCGCCCCGGCGCGCATGGTCATCAGCGGCGTCGGCGCGCGGGTGTTCACGCACAACCTGCAGCCCGGCTCCTACCACCGCGGCGGCTGGACGCACCTGCGGTTGTGGACCGCCGAGCGGCTGGTCGGCGCGTTCAGCCTGGCCGGGGTCACCGGCACACCGATGGCGTCCCGCTACGCGCGGATACTGGGGTGCCGGGTCGGGCGCGACGTGCAGCTGCACTCGCTGCCGCCGGTGACCGGCATGGCGGCGTTCGGGGACGGCGCGGTGCTGGAGCCGGAGGTGGACTGCGCGGGCTGGTGGATCGAGGGCGACCTGCTGCACGTCGGCGGGATCCGGGTCGGGCCGCACGCCTCGGTCGGGACCCGGTCGATGCTGATGCCCGGCGCGGACATCGGCGCCTGCGCTGAGGTCGCGTCCGGCAGCTGCGTGTCCGGGACCGTCCCGGAGGGCCAGCGGTGGCACGGGACGCCGGCCCGGCGCGACGAGGACGTGCCGACGTTCAAGTGGCCGCCGCCGGAGTACCGCACGTCAGGGTTCTGGAACCTGGTCTACATGGTCACGCTGCCGGCGATGCAGCTGCTGCCGTTGCTGGCGGCCGCACCGGCGTTGGTGTTCCTGTACTTGTGGCGCGGCGCGCATCCCGAGCCCGGCGGCCTGGCCGACCTGATACTGCTGTCGTCGGTGCCGTTCACCGTGGTCACGGTGGTCTGCTACGCGCTGCTGACCGCGCTGGTGGTGCGGGTCCTGTCGCGCAAGATCGTGCCGGGGGTGTACGCGGCGCACGGCCGGGTGGCGTGGAACGTGTGGGTCGTGCACCGGCTGATGGAGACCTCGCGGGTCGCGTTGTTCCCGCTGTACGCCAGCCTGGCCACGCCGGTGTGGCTGCGGCTGCTGGGAGCCAAGGTCGGACGGCGCGTCGAGGCCTCGACCGTGCTGGCGCTGCCCAGCCTGATGGAGGTCGACGACCACGCGTTCCTGGCCGACGACACGCTGATCGCGCCGTTCGAGATCCGCGGCGGCTGGCTGCGGCTGGGGCCGGCGTACGTCGGGAAGCGGGCGTTCGTCGGGAACTCCGGGATGGTCGGGCCGTTCCGGCGGGTCGCCGACGAGTCGCTGATCGGCGTGCACTCCGACACTCCGCCGCGCACGTCCCCGGGCGACTCGTGGCTGGGGCGGCCGGCGTTCACGGTGCAGCGGCAGGTGGAGGGCGGAGAGTCCACGGCGCGGACGTACGACCCGCCGTTCCGGCTGGTGGCGGCGCGCGGCTTCGTGGAGCTGTGCCGGTGGCTGCCGTTGTTCCTGACGGTGCTGCTCGGGGACCTGGCGGTGATAGGCGTGCAGGCCGCGTACGACAAGCTCGGGTTGTACGGCGCGCTGCCGGCCGCGATGGGGCTGCTCCTGGCGACCGGGGTGGTCGCGTGCCTGCTGACCACGGCGGCGAAGTGGCTGCTGGTGGGGCGGTTCCGGGTCGGGCAGAAGCCGTTGTGGAGCTCGTTCGTGTGGCGCAACGAGCTGTTCGACACGTTCATCGAGGAAGTGGGGATGCCCTGGCTCGGGGCGTCGCTGATCGGGACGCCGTTCATGAACATGTGGATGCGCAGTCTCGGGGCGCGGATCGGGCGGGGCGTGTGGTGTGAGAGCCACTGGCTGCCGGAGACCGACCTGGTGACGCTGGGCGACGGCGCGACGGTGAACCGCGGGGTGGTGCTGCAGACGCACCTGTTCCAGGACCGGCTGATGCGGATGGACACGGTGACGCTGGGGCGCGGGGCGACGTTGGGGCCGCACGCGATCGCGCTGCCGGGGACGCAGCTGGACGACGCGGCGGTGGCCGGGCCGTACTCGCTGGTGATGCGCGGGGATCGATTGCGGGCCGGCACGCGGTGGCATGGGAATCCCGTCGCACACTGGGATTCGGAGAGTTAG
- a CDS encoding SAM-dependent methyltransferase: MDAIDAAELALSLPDIDPSQPSPARIYDFWLGGSQNFEADREAGRRAADAMPTLVGAIRANRAFLGRVVRHLAGTVGVSQFLDLGSGVPTAGNVHEVAMEVNPEARVVYVDVDQVAIAHSRMLLAQTPNAVAILADLRRPDSVLAHPLLRQTLDLTKPVAILMNAVLHFVPDADDPAGIVAAYIEAAAPGSYLALSHAAPDLAHPGEQQQMLDDYQRSTRVPFINREPEVIAGWLAAEDLEIQPPGLVTVDQWQPEPNSVETPILRTYGVLARKP, encoded by the coding sequence ATGGACGCGATCGACGCTGCGGAGCTGGCCTTGAGTCTTCCGGACATTGACCCGTCGCAGCCCAGCCCAGCCCGTATCTACGACTTCTGGCTCGGCGGCAGCCAGAACTTCGAGGCCGACCGCGAGGCCGGCCGCCGCGCCGCCGACGCCATGCCCACCCTGGTCGGCGCGATCCGCGCCAACCGCGCCTTCCTCGGCCGCGTGGTCCGCCACCTGGCCGGCACGGTCGGCGTCAGCCAGTTCCTGGACCTGGGCTCCGGCGTGCCGACCGCGGGCAACGTGCACGAGGTCGCGATGGAGGTGAACCCCGAGGCGCGCGTGGTCTACGTCGACGTCGACCAGGTTGCCATCGCGCACTCCCGCATGCTGCTGGCGCAGACCCCCAACGCGGTCGCGATCCTGGCCGACCTGCGCCGCCCCGACAGCGTCCTGGCGCACCCGCTGCTGCGGCAGACCCTGGACCTGACCAAGCCGGTCGCCATCCTGATGAACGCGGTCCTGCACTTCGTCCCGGACGCCGACGACCCCGCGGGCATCGTCGCGGCCTACATCGAAGCCGCCGCCCCGGGCAGCTACCTGGCCCTGTCGCACGCCGCCCCGGACCTGGCGCACCCCGGCGAACAGCAGCAGATGCTCGACGACTACCAGCGCTCGACGCGCGTGCCGTTCATCAACCGCGAGCCCGAGGTGATCGCCGGCTGGCTGGCCGCCGAAGACCTGGAGATTCAGCCGCCGGGTCTGGTCACGGTCGACCAGTGGCAGCCCGAGCCGAACAGCGTCGAGACGCCGATCCTGCGGACCTACGGCGTGCTGGCGCGCAAGCCCTAG
- a CDS encoding Type 1 glutamine amidotransferase-like domain-containing protein — translation MAADGRKHILAIGGGALMPRETFPLYCAEAIRLSGKARPKMCVLNTAEGDNPATTQRVHDRLAGGPGELRHLALFPMPNVADPEDLLLSQDVVFVGGGSVANMLAVWRVHGLDEVFRKAWEAGVVLLGSSAGGICWFEGGTTDSFGPRLRPFTDGLGLLKGSYCPHYESEELRRPLFQRLVQDGTLPDGYGCDDGVAVHYVDDELAEVVADRPGARGFSVRRGSEGVVEESALDVRFLGE, via the coding sequence ATGGCTGCGGACGGACGGAAACACATCCTGGCGATCGGCGGCGGGGCGCTCATGCCGCGCGAGACGTTTCCGCTGTACTGCGCGGAGGCGATCCGGCTCAGCGGCAAGGCGCGGCCGAAGATGTGCGTGCTGAACACCGCCGAGGGCGACAACCCGGCCACCACGCAGCGTGTCCACGACCGGCTCGCCGGCGGCCCGGGCGAGCTGCGGCACCTGGCGCTGTTCCCGATGCCGAACGTCGCAGACCCCGAAGACCTTCTGCTGTCGCAGGACGTGGTGTTCGTGGGCGGCGGGAGCGTGGCCAACATGCTGGCGGTGTGGCGCGTGCACGGGCTCGACGAGGTGTTCCGCAAGGCGTGGGAGGCCGGCGTGGTGCTGCTCGGGTCGAGCGCCGGCGGGATCTGTTGGTTCGAGGGCGGGACGACGGACTCGTTCGGTCCGCGGCTGCGGCCGTTCACGGACGGGCTGGGGCTGCTGAAGGGGTCTTACTGCCCGCATTACGAGTCGGAGGAGCTGCGGCGGCCGCTGTTCCAGCGGCTCGTGCAGGACGGGACGCTGCCGGACGGGTACGGGTGCGACGACGGGGTCGCGGTGCATTACGTGGACGACGAGTTGGCGGAGGTCGTCGCGGATCGGCCGGGGGCGCGGGGGTTCTCAGTGCGGCGGGGTAGCGAGGGCGTGGTCGAAGAGTCCGCACTGGACGTGCGGTTTCTGGGCGAGTGA
- a CDS encoding TetR/AcrR family transcriptional regulator: MRTDARLNRERILAAAEDVFSEQGSTGSTEEVARRAGVGIATVFRNFPTKDQLIEATLVRTFERRTELALRLAASDDPAEALRTLVRTMIEDGPTKIALATLITADGRIPADAEQASDRLKEAVGAVVQRAQDANAIRPGVTVDEVYFLVRGLAQAAAASPVPAATMCGAIDVVLTGLAGSG; encoded by the coding sequence ATGCGCACCGACGCCCGCCTCAACCGCGAGCGCATCCTGGCCGCGGCCGAGGACGTCTTCAGCGAGCAGGGGAGCACCGGGTCCACGGAGGAGGTCGCGCGGCGTGCGGGGGTGGGCATCGCCACCGTCTTCCGCAACTTCCCGACCAAGGACCAGCTGATCGAGGCGACGCTGGTCCGCACCTTCGAGCGCCGTACCGAGCTGGCACTCCGGCTCGCCGCGTCCGACGACCCCGCCGAGGCGCTGCGTACCCTGGTCCGCACCATGATCGAGGACGGCCCGACGAAGATCGCCCTCGCCACCCTCATCACCGCCGACGGCCGCATCCCCGCCGACGCCGAGCAGGCCTCGGACCGTCTCAAGGAAGCCGTGGGGGCCGTGGTGCAGCGCGCTCAGGACGCCAACGCGATCCGCCCCGGCGTCACCGTCGACGAGGTCTACTTCCTGGTCCGCGGCCTCGCGCAGGCCGCCGCCGCGTCCCCGGTCCCCGCCGCGACGATGTGCGGCGCGATCGACGTCGTGCTCACCGGCCTCGCCGGCTCAGGCTGA
- a CDS encoding nuclear transport factor 2 family protein, which produces MSESQTRDPQQVPAPADVVRAVAAGVSRLVSDDLDAAQREEQLDRLAALYGEATDVRHPFAPLGDHPRSSRAGIREHFAAARVPVESMTAVDVHVHETADPEVVITEFRYVGTTAGRPFSFPCIFVTRVRDGVIVEARDYTDHVGAARAFGQLDGLAAALAEQAGA; this is translated from the coding sequence ATGTCCGAATCTCAGACGCGGGATCCGCAGCAGGTGCCGGCGCCGGCCGACGTCGTCAGGGCGGTCGCCGCAGGAGTGAGCCGCCTGGTCTCCGACGACCTCGACGCCGCCCAGCGCGAGGAACAGCTCGACCGCCTGGCCGCCCTGTACGGCGAAGCCACCGACGTCCGCCACCCCTTCGCACCGCTCGGCGACCACCCCCGCTCCAGCCGCGCCGGCATCCGCGAACACTTCGCCGCCGCCCGGGTCCCGGTCGAGTCGATGACCGCCGTGGACGTCCACGTACACGAGACGGCCGATCCGGAAGTCGTCATCACGGAGTTCCGCTACGTGGGGACGACCGCGGGACGGCCGTTCTCGTTCCCGTGCATCTTCGTCACGCGGGTGCGCGACGGCGTGATCGTCGAAGCCCGCGACTACACCGACCACGTCGGCGCCGCGCGGGCGTTCGGGCAGCTGGACGGTTTGGCCGCGGCTCTGGCCGAGCAGGCAGGGGCCTGA
- a CDS encoding ArsR/SmtB family transcription factor, with the protein MASRTATELTHPTRAELRFTAVMAALSDPMRLAIVARLADVEPDGELACGVFQLPVSKSTQSGHFRTLREAGVIRQCDEGTRRLNRLRRTDLDELFPGLLDLAIPQGREVMAGF; encoded by the coding sequence ATGGCCAGCCGCACCGCCACCGAACTCACCCACCCCACCCGCGCCGAGCTGCGCTTCACCGCCGTCATGGCGGCCCTGAGCGACCCGATGCGCCTGGCGATCGTCGCCCGCCTCGCCGACGTCGAGCCGGACGGCGAACTCGCCTGCGGCGTCTTCCAGCTGCCGGTCAGCAAGTCCACCCAAAGCGGCCACTTCCGCACCCTGCGCGAGGCCGGCGTCATCCGCCAATGCGACGAAGGCACCCGCCGCCTGAACCGCCTCCGCCGCACCGATCTCGACGAGCTGTTCCCCGGCCTGCTGGACCTGGCGATCCCGCAGGGGCGCGAGGTGATGGCCGGGTTCTAG